The DNA sequence TTCTAACGCTGTCGCTCATCAAATCCATGTAAATATTGTTTGTCCTAGCCTAATATCATGAAAAACCGCTACCATCCTTTTGGCCAAACAGGCTGGTTCATTTTTATTATGGCTGTGCCatcaaaaaaaaagtttcaccaGTTCCACGTATTCATTTAGTCTTCAATTTAGTCTGAGTTCTCAAtgtcgccccctggtggctcaaactttaagcacacacacgcggctGTTGAGCTCCGCTTTGTACAGGCCAAAGCCCAAGCACACCGGCTGGCTGAAGGTCGTGGAGAAGGTGTACAGGTGGGCGAGACCCCCGGAAGAGCACACCTCACAGAACGTGATGGTTCCCGCGTCGTAGTCCAAAGCCACACCGACCCGGTTGCCACTCATCTGGCAGGCGAGGCGGGTCTTCCTGCGGTTGTGCCAGGCCGCCAGCTTCCTGTCGTGCTGCTGGGTTAAACTCCAGGACACCTGGGTAACAGATGAAGACCTTTCAGTTGGAGAGCCAGCTGCATTTCAGGGATTTTTTGTTGTCAAAAGGTAGTGATTGCAACAAAGTAATACCCACTTTTGGGGAAACACTGCCAACTTTGGAGGCACcttcacacccacactcacgcatggacacactcacacaagcacacacatacacgcacacactcacagacaaacacaaactcctTATAAAACCCTTCCTGTAAACATTCCAATTAAAGAATTGTAGGAGTAGAACTTGTTTGATTGGTAGAACATCAATCTGCCAATCCTTCCTCAGCAATAGCCCACACACATGGATACTAAAAGcatggggtgtgggtgtgttaatttgtatgcatgcaagtttgtgtttgtgtgtatgtgtggtgtgtgcgagtttatgcgcgtgtgtgtgcgttggtgcgtgcatgcctgtgtgtgtgtgtgtgggtgggtgggtgcgtgtgtaggtgtgtgtgttggtgcgtgtgtgtgtgagcgttggtgcgtgggtgcgtgtgtgcatgtgtatgtgtgtctgactgtgtgagtgcgtgtgtgcgtttgtgcgtgtgtaccgACCGGGTTGTTCCCAAAGGCGTTCCCCTCGCGGCCCTTGCGTCCGATGCTCTTGTAGCACACGCCGATGTCCCAGAAGCCCTCGGCCAGCACCTCCCAGTAGTGCGTTCCCGCGGCGACGCTCTGCGCCACCAGCACCTGAGGCCAGTGGTCGAAGCGCTCTGGGTGGGCGGCGCACGGCAgccgacctttgaccctggcGGCGGAGCGAAGGTCGTCGGAGACGCTCAACAGGGGGTGGGCTGAGTTGGTGTCCAGGGTCAGGGGACTGctcactgtggggggggggagaggaacgagggcaagagagaaggagagagaggggagaaggaataaagggagagaaagagatagagaaaagTGAGGAAGAGAGTGTGGGGGGGAAGGACCTAGGTAGGTCTCtcaaagagagagcagagagagaggggcagggggagagagaaggagagagaaaagggagaggatGGAAGAAATACAGGCACacaaagagatagagagggggaagaggtagAGAGCATGCGGTCAGGCGTGAGGGAGAAGATCATCTTATCTCTTGGTGTCGGGTtcagttgtatttatttatgtactcAGTCCCGCGTCAGCTTTTATGAAAGGGATTTACAGTTTTAGTTTTTATCCCCATGAACACACTTCTTAGTTATATTTGGACCTTGGAATGGATTTTCGTCTTTTTATCCTCACATTTTGTGTTAAGATTACTTGTTTTAATTACTTTGGATCATTGCCATCTGTGACGGTTTGTCCTTGATCATGTAAAACACTTTGTAGCATCCGTTGCAGAAGGTGCTGAATAGACTTGATCATAATCGTTGATATTATAGAGATGCAGATCCTGAATGGTGACAACACCCCACATGTTTTTATGCTGTGATGTTTGGCGCACATCCAACCGTATGTTCAGGCCAAAATGAAGGGCTGTGAAATATGTCCTCTTGCAAGTGATAAACAAATTCTATATTTCCATTCAAtccaaaataaacaatatcCTGATGTTACAATAAGTTAAAGCCCTGCTCTGTCCACTCCGTCACTCACTGCTAAATCGGCCTATCAAGTGAATCAAAGGCTACGGAAtccccgcccccgccctccgACCCGACCACTCACGGAGCTCCCTCTTCAGGTCACCGAGGCAACGCAGGGTCTCGGTGATGAAGACCCGATACctgctctccagctcctccaggagcCGCCCCCGGTCCAGGGTGGGCGGATCTGGGGCCAGCAGCGGGCCGCTCAGGTCGGACACTAACCTACAATCAGTCCAGCTTTATTCACACAACGCTTTTCATACAACTGAAAGTGCTTAATGAGGCAGGAAATACATGCAGAACAAATATTGTCACGATAACTTTAAGCTAACCATCAAGCATTCGGAATCAGGTAGATGCATTTGAAAGGTAGACTGCAACTGAATAAGAGGGGCGTACTACTTGATGAGGAAAGAATATAGACTAAAGAGGTATGTTTTGTGATGTACTTCACATGTGCACCGAGACATGTTGCACAACAACATGACCTTTAACCTTTACCTGGAGTCATCCGATTGAAAAGCCTGTatagagaagggagggagagagataaaacaAAGAAGAACTTAGTCTTTACCTTGATTTCAGTGGGAGAGTCTGCTGAGGAATGACTACAGACTAGAGGTCAGAAATAACCTGTGTCTCTACTAGGCCAGATCAACGTCTACATGGTTAGAATCGGTTGAGCCACCAGGTGTTAACGTGGTTGCAAATAACGCTGCTGGGCTCAAATAATTGTCTGCATTTACCTATAGTCAGTAACGCTGGAGCTAAGTAGCGCAGATGGAAGGGAAGAGGACGTGAGTTCGAGCCCCATGGTGACCAACACGGGAGGAAGCTCCCAAAATGGGTTGCTAGCATCATACCTTGAGTAGCTTCCCAGACCTTTtcaacccttatacaaacagcCGGCAGCCAGTGTATAAGTGTATTGTATAAGTGTATATCGTACCCAGATGAGCAGGAAGGGGTCCTCCTCTGCCAGCAGGGCGGCCAGGTAGTGCCTGATGCTCCGCGTCTGCTCCAGCCCGCTCTTCACGCGGGAGCCCTCCTCCGCCGCGCGGCCCTCGGCCCGCTGCCTCTCCCGCCGGGTGGCCGTCCTCAGCGCCCCCTGCAGCGCCTCCACCTCC is a window from the Gadus chalcogrammus isolate NIFS_2021 chromosome 8, NIFS_Gcha_1.0, whole genome shotgun sequence genome containing:
- the trim110 gene encoding E3 ubiquitin/ISG15 ligase TRIM25, translated to MPSQDAELMCSVCRDVFTWATPLPCGHTFCPACIREAWGPPSSTPSSSSPPPPGVKGRFSCPQCQEHRAVVPCDCCTPPPPATVVTETAAPTEAVKTCLRCEVSLCARHLRPHLERPAFRHHQLVDPLGGGGGGGGLEGRRCPEHAEPYRYYCSEERAYACGDCLLAGGHAQHRVRPLRQVEEELKVILRTLLLKAEDKLKDGLQVLRDQEHVDRSIAESWQENEEQVERLGAALRAEVEALQGALRTATRRERQRAEGRAAEEGSRVKSGLEQTRSIRHYLAALLAEEDPFLLIWAFQSDDSRLVSDLSGPLLAPDPPTLDRGRLLEELESRYRVFITETLRCLGDLKRELLSSPLTLDTNSAHPLLSVSDDLRSAARVKGRLPCAAHPERFDHWPQVLVAQSVAAGTHYWEVLAEGFWDIGVCYKSIGRKGREGNAFGNNPVSWSLTQQHDRKLAAWHNRRKTRLACQMSGNRVGVALDYDAGTITFCEVCSSGGLAHLYTFSTTFSQPVCLGFGLYKAELNSRVCVLKV